The Zobellia alginiliquefaciens genome contains a region encoding:
- a CDS encoding helicase HerA-like domain-containing protein — protein sequence MATTDEFFKHIESGYATKGDYIVMGAAMLNEEAITNAHVKVPLKTLNRHGLIAGATGTGKTKTLQVLAENLSDKGIPVLLMDLKGDLSGIAQPSPGHAKIDERHAKIGLPFEAKSFPVEILSLSEQDGVKLRATVSEFGPVLLSRILDLTETQEGIVAVVFKYCDDNKLPLLDLKDFKKVLQYATGSGKAEFAKDYGRISSSSTGAILRKIIELEQQGADLFFGEKSFDVDDLTRVDEEGRGFINILRLTDIQDRPKLFSTFMLSLLAEIYSTFPEQGDSDRPELILFIDEAHLIFNEASKALLDQIESIVKLIRSKGIGLYFVTQNPADVPNEVLSQLGLKVQHALRAFTARDRKAIKLTAENYPISEYYDTKEVLTSLGIGEALISALDEKGRPTPLAATLLRAPMSRMDVLTDSELKSVIKSSKLVKKYGETIDRESAYEILNEKIEKAEKEAEKEKAKPKTSSRRRSTSTRQNPVIKVLTSATFIRGVLGVLKKVMR from the coding sequence ATGGCTACTACAGACGAATTCTTTAAACACATTGAAAGCGGTTACGCTACCAAAGGCGATTATATTGTAATGGGAGCGGCAATGCTTAATGAAGAAGCCATTACCAACGCACACGTAAAGGTTCCTTTAAAAACATTGAACCGTCATGGACTCATTGCCGGAGCTACCGGAACGGGCAAAACAAAGACGCTCCAAGTTCTAGCCGAAAATCTATCCGATAAAGGTATTCCGGTTTTACTGATGGATTTAAAGGGAGATTTAAGTGGTATTGCACAACCCAGCCCAGGGCACGCAAAAATTGATGAACGCCACGCTAAGATAGGCCTGCCGTTCGAGGCCAAATCTTTTCCTGTGGAAATCCTTTCGCTCTCGGAACAAGACGGTGTTAAGCTGAGGGCTACCGTTTCTGAATTTGGCCCCGTACTTTTATCCCGTATTCTAGACCTTACGGAAACCCAAGAAGGAATTGTTGCCGTTGTTTTTAAATATTGCGACGATAATAAACTCCCTCTTTTAGATTTAAAGGATTTTAAAAAAGTGTTACAATATGCCACGGGTTCTGGCAAAGCTGAATTTGCCAAGGATTACGGTAGAATTTCATCTAGCTCCACAGGAGCTATCCTTAGAAAGATTATAGAATTAGAGCAGCAAGGAGCCGATTTATTTTTTGGTGAAAAATCATTTGATGTAGACGATTTAACACGGGTGGATGAAGAAGGAAGGGGATTCATTAATATTTTGAGGTTAACCGATATTCAAGACCGTCCAAAACTGTTCTCCACGTTTATGCTAAGTTTGTTGGCGGAGATTTACAGCACTTTCCCTGAGCAAGGCGATAGTGACAGGCCGGAATTGATTCTATTTATAGACGAGGCCCACCTTATTTTCAACGAAGCCTCCAAAGCATTATTAGACCAAATTGAAAGTATTGTAAAGCTCATTCGCTCAAAAGGTATTGGACTTTATTTTGTTACCCAAAACCCTGCAGATGTTCCTAACGAAGTACTGTCGCAATTAGGACTTAAAGTACAACATGCGCTTCGTGCATTTACGGCCAGGGATCGAAAAGCAATAAAACTTACGGCAGAGAATTATCCTATTTCCGAGTATTACGATACTAAAGAAGTTCTAACATCTTTAGGTATTGGAGAAGCTTTGATTTCTGCACTGGATGAAAAAGGGAGGCCTACGCCACTAGCCGCTACTTTGCTCCGAGCCCCTATGAGCCGCATGGACGTATTGACGGATAGCGAGCTAAAATCTGTAATAAAGAGCTCCAAACTAGTCAAAAAATATGGTGAAACCATAGACCGTGAAAGCGCTTATGAAATTCTAAACGAAAAGATAGAAAAGGCTGAAAAAGAAGCCGAAAAAGAGAAAGCAAAGCCAAAAACAAGCTCGAGAAGAAGAAGTACCAGTACAAGGCAGAATCCGGTTATTAAAGTCTTGACCAGTGCCACTTTTATTCGTGGTGTTCTGGGTGTGTTGAAAAAAGTTATGCGATAA
- a CDS encoding YitT family protein, whose amino-acid sequence MNTLLQYILVQRAKAKHKDKKGIAKRQLVQEIRSGQVELVHAVKEILFIAIGVGAAGFGLKGFLLPNHFIDGGATGVSLLIQVKSNISLGILLLLVNLPFILLGAKTISKKFAVRSIFAIIALAIVVHFVPYPIITSDKLLIAVFGGFFLGLGIGMAMRGGSVIDGTEVLAIYLSRKWHLTIGDVLLLINIIIFSAGAYLLSVETALYAILTYLAAAKTVNYVVDGVEEYIGVTVISPKNEDIRIMLTEKMGRACTVYNGKGGFAKDGTARISTEIIYTVMTRLELARLSTEIDKIDKNAFIVMGVVKDIKGGMIKKKPLK is encoded by the coding sequence ATGAATACGCTTCTACAATATATCTTGGTACAACGGGCCAAGGCTAAGCATAAGGACAAAAAGGGAATTGCCAAAAGGCAATTGGTCCAAGAAATAAGGTCTGGGCAAGTAGAACTTGTACATGCCGTTAAGGAAATACTTTTTATAGCTATTGGTGTAGGCGCCGCAGGATTTGGTTTGAAAGGTTTTTTATTGCCTAACCATTTTATTGATGGCGGAGCAACCGGTGTATCCCTATTGATCCAGGTGAAATCTAACATCTCACTTGGTATTTTGTTGTTGCTGGTAAATTTACCCTTCATCCTTCTTGGGGCTAAAACAATCAGTAAAAAATTTGCGGTACGGAGCATCTTTGCCATTATAGCTCTCGCTATTGTAGTTCATTTTGTGCCCTACCCTATCATTACAAGTGATAAACTTTTGATTGCTGTATTCGGCGGATTTTTCTTGGGCCTTGGTATTGGTATGGCCATGCGTGGAGGGAGTGTTATAGATGGTACGGAAGTACTTGCTATTTACCTTAGTAGAAAGTGGCACTTAACCATTGGGGATGTGCTTCTCCTTATAAATATTATTATTTTTTCAGCAGGTGCGTATCTGTTAAGCGTAGAAACCGCTCTTTATGCCATTCTCACCTATTTAGCAGCCGCCAAGACCGTAAACTATGTGGTAGATGGCGTTGAAGAATATATTGGTGTCACTGTAATTTCACCTAAAAACGAGGATATTCGGATAATGCTGACAGAAAAAATGGGAAGAGCTTGCACCGTATACAACGGAAAAGGAGGTTTTGCAAAAGATGGCACTGCACGAATTTCCACAGAAATTATCTATACAGTAATGACCCGACTAGAACTAGCACGATTAAGCACCGAAATTGACAAAATAGATAAAAACGCCTTTATCGTTATGGGGGTGGTAAAAGATATAAAAGGAGGAATGATAAAAAAGAAACCTCTAAAATAG
- a CDS encoding alpha/beta fold hydrolase: protein MKKTLNKLLPKVYGRYFNLLARASKEKAAEKAFYTFCTVRKGKVLPNQKEYLDQAKSEVIEVKGHTLQTYHWPGNKETVLLVHGWESNTFRWRNLIAKLREADYNIIAFDAPAHGYSSGQYLNVPLYSDGLQTMIEKHRPKYLIGHSVGGMTLMYNEFYHQNSEVEKMITIGSPSEFYEIMDHYQRLLGFNTKVREALEALVLNRFGFTVREFSTSRFAEKNIKKGLLFHDEEDKLAPFHASEAVHAHWKNSTFVRTKGLGHSMHQEHINDQIIDFLNN, encoded by the coding sequence ATGAAAAAAACTTTGAACAAATTACTCCCAAAAGTTTACGGACGGTATTTTAATCTACTTGCCAGAGCATCTAAAGAAAAAGCGGCAGAAAAAGCTTTCTACACTTTTTGCACGGTCAGAAAAGGAAAGGTATTACCTAACCAAAAAGAATATTTAGACCAAGCCAAAAGTGAGGTTATTGAAGTAAAAGGCCATACTTTACAGACCTATCATTGGCCCGGCAATAAGGAGACAGTTCTATTGGTACATGGTTGGGAAAGCAATACTTTCAGATGGCGAAATCTTATTGCCAAACTTCGTGAAGCGGATTATAACATTATTGCTTTTGATGCTCCCGCTCATGGTTATTCTTCTGGTCAATACCTAAATGTCCCACTTTATTCAGATGGGCTGCAAACCATGATTGAAAAACACCGACCCAAATATCTTATTGGGCATTCTGTTGGGGGCATGACTCTTATGTACAATGAATTTTACCATCAAAATTCCGAGGTAGAGAAGATGATTACCATAGGCTCCCCTTCCGAGTTTTATGAAATAATGGACCACTACCAACGCTTACTTGGTTTTAACACCAAAGTACGCGAGGCGTTAGAAGCCTTAGTTCTTAACCGATTTGGATTTACTGTTAGAGAATTTTCAACATCGCGATTTGCCGAAAAGAATATTAAAAAAGGACTTTTATTTCACGATGAAGAAGACAAGCTAGCTCCTTTTCATGCTTCGGAAGCGGTTCACGCACATTGGAAAAACAGTACTTTCGTACGTACAAAAGGGCTGGGCCATTCCATGCATCAAGAGCACATTAATGACCAGATTATAGATTTTTTAAATAATTAA
- a CDS encoding VOC family protein: MPTVTPFHIAIPVHNLDECRTFYRETLNCEEGRSSDHWVDFNLFGHQLVIHYKAKANSEDLHSNPVDGKNVPVPHYGVVLPWDVFESFSEELKNKNVQFVIEPYVRFKGETGEQATMFFLDPAGNALEFKAFKDMGQLFAK; the protein is encoded by the coding sequence ATGCCAACTGTAACTCCTTTTCATATTGCCATTCCCGTTCACAACTTAGATGAATGCCGAACGTTTTATAGGGAAACCCTAAACTGTGAAGAAGGCCGTAGTAGCGACCACTGGGTAGATTTTAATCTATTTGGACATCAATTGGTCATTCATTACAAAGCAAAAGCCAACTCGGAAGACCTCCACAGTAACCCTGTAGATGGCAAAAACGTTCCTGTACCCCATTACGGTGTTGTTTTACCTTGGGACGTTTTTGAATCTTTCTCAGAAGAGCTAAAAAACAAAAATGTTCAATTTGTAATAGAACCTTATGTACGTTTTAAAGGAGAAACCGGGGAGCAAGCTACCATGTTCTTTTTAGACCCTGCAGGAAATGCATTGGAATTCAAAGCGTTTAAAGATATGGGGCAATTGTTTGCGAAGTAA
- a CDS encoding aldo/keto reductase, producing the protein MIYRRFGRTDWLVSEVGYGMWGMAGWTQSDDEQSAKSLDLAVENGVNFFDTAWGYGEGHSEELLGELVRRHPKTKLYTASKIPPKNFNWPAKPEYKFEDSYPTSHIIEYTEKTLTNLGMERIDLMQFHTWDDGWSHREEWQRAIEDLKKAGKIGAMGISVNRWEPENGIEAIKTGLIDAVQVIYNIFDQNPEDVLFPLCEEMDIAVIARVPFDEGTLTGNLTKETTFPEGDWRGTYFVPENLNSSVDHADALRPLIPEGMTMAEMALRFILENKTIATTIPGMRKERNVLANTATSDGKGLPKELVEELQKHRWVRKPTEWSQ; encoded by the coding sequence ATGATTTATAGAAGATTCGGGAGAACCGATTGGCTAGTTAGTGAAGTAGGATACGGAATGTGGGGAATGGCCGGCTGGACACAGTCAGATGATGAACAATCTGCAAAATCTCTAGACCTTGCGGTTGAAAACGGAGTCAATTTTTTTGATACCGCCTGGGGTTACGGTGAAGGTCATAGTGAAGAGTTGCTTGGTGAACTCGTTCGGAGACATCCCAAAACTAAACTGTATACGGCAAGTAAGATTCCGCCTAAAAATTTCAATTGGCCGGCAAAACCTGAGTATAAATTTGAGGATTCATATCCAACAAGCCATATCATAGAGTATACCGAGAAAACTTTGACGAATCTAGGTATGGAGCGTATTGACTTGATGCAGTTTCATACATGGGACGATGGATGGTCTCACCGGGAGGAATGGCAACGTGCTATAGAGGATTTAAAGAAAGCGGGAAAAATAGGAGCTATGGGAATTAGCGTGAACCGCTGGGAGCCCGAAAATGGTATTGAGGCCATAAAGACAGGGTTAATAGATGCCGTTCAAGTGATATATAATATTTTTGACCAAAATCCGGAAGACGTACTTTTTCCGCTGTGCGAGGAGATGGATATTGCAGTAATTGCCCGTGTTCCTTTTGATGAAGGTACATTAACCGGAAACCTGACCAAGGAAACCACTTTTCCTGAAGGCGACTGGCGTGGGACTTATTTTGTGCCTGAAAACCTAAATTCTAGTGTGGACCATGCAGATGCCTTACGACCATTAATTCCAGAAGGAATGACCATGGCTGAGATGGCACTTCGGTTTATATTAGAGAATAAAACTATAGCGACAACTATTCCCGGAATGCGAAAAGAACGTAATGTTCTGGCCAATACCGCTACCAGTGATGGTAAAGGATTGCCAAAAGAGTTAGTTGAAGAATTACAAAAACACCGTTGGGTAAGAAAGCCCACAGAGTGGTCACAATAG
- a CDS encoding alpha/beta hydrolase produces the protein MNKLISTVFIGLFLSVSVFGQTGKVFDELTLKSEILKGERKYAVYLPPDYETSQRSYPVLYLLHGAGDDQTGWVQFGEVLRITDNAIKEGTATPMIIVMPDANTGKRGYFNQGKDWRYEDFFFEEFMPHVEEKYRIKTEKRYRAISGLSMGGGGTFMYAMHRPELFSSACPLSAYIGPLTISDFKERLKKSGVKYSEAEIKEYFKRHNALELLKTVPEEDVKSVRWYIDCGDDDFLFEGNSLMHIAMTKKKIPHEYRVRDGGHTWTYWRESLPVVLGFVSDAFHQH, from the coding sequence ATGAATAAATTAATTTCTACAGTTTTCATTGGTCTTTTTCTAAGTGTTTCCGTTTTCGGTCAAACAGGAAAGGTGTTCGATGAATTGACATTAAAGAGTGAAATCTTAAAAGGGGAGCGGAAGTACGCGGTATACTTGCCTCCGGATTATGAAACTTCGCAACGCTCCTATCCGGTTCTCTATTTGCTGCACGGGGCAGGTGATGACCAAACAGGCTGGGTACAGTTTGGAGAGGTCCTGCGCATTACGGATAATGCAATAAAAGAAGGAACGGCTACGCCAATGATAATTGTGATGCCGGATGCCAATACAGGTAAACGAGGATATTTTAATCAGGGGAAGGATTGGCGTTATGAGGATTTCTTTTTTGAGGAGTTTATGCCCCATGTAGAGGAGAAGTATAGGATTAAAACCGAAAAACGTTATAGGGCTATTTCCGGGCTTTCCATGGGTGGGGGAGGAACCTTCATGTATGCAATGCACCGTCCTGAACTTTTTTCTTCTGCTTGTCCGTTAAGTGCCTATATTGGCCCATTGACTATCTCCGATTTTAAAGAGCGATTGAAGAAAAGCGGCGTAAAGTATAGCGAAGCTGAAATAAAGGAATATTTCAAAAGACACAATGCTTTGGAACTGTTAAAGACCGTACCGGAAGAAGATGTAAAATCCGTAAGGTGGTATATAGATTGTGGTGATGATGATTTCTTGTTTGAGGGCAATAGTTTAATGCACATTGCAATGACAAAGAAGAAAATTCCACATGAATATCGCGTGCGCGATGGTGGCCATACGTGGACCTACTGGCGGGAATCCTTACCGGTCGTTCTTGGTTTTGTTTCCGATGCTTTTCATCAACATTAG
- a CDS encoding Gfo/Idh/MocA family protein: MNKREFLKSAAAVSSFALLPNAAWAFQNGKRLRTAHIGVGNMGAEDLNAIASHSSVDVVALCDVDSVNLAKAHKLHPGARVFFDYRAMLNEMGDEIDAVVVSTPDHTHAPASLMAMEMNKPVYCQKPLTHYVDESRKMMQLAKEKNLVTQMGIQVHSFYDYRLATLLIQSGIIGKVHTVHAWSPKSWGYNGEEPQGEDPVPEQLDWNLWLGTSKERAYKEGYYHPGKWRRLLDYGCGTLGDMGVHIFDTPYNALNLDVPLTIKNECREPNGYGFPENNTVTYEFPGTEYTTKNLKWIWYDGPGMPPEHEDLKLPDSKGAGNQQKNGDGQKNDISLDAGVAGAGQLPDQGAMFIGKKGRLLLPHFMQLPKKIVKGKYVDISKEIAEVSKANNLGEPIRNYDTEGPKHYHQFVDACLGKGQTTAPFSYAGRLTETILLGVIAGRFPNQTLHWDAKSAKFSEDEANQFLGGDYREF, encoded by the coding sequence ATGAACAAAAGAGAATTCTTAAAAAGCGCAGCGGCGGTATCTTCTTTCGCTCTACTGCCCAATGCGGCATGGGCTTTTCAAAATGGCAAAAGACTTAGAACGGCCCACATTGGTGTGGGTAATATGGGAGCTGAAGATTTGAATGCAATTGCTTCCCACAGTTCCGTAGATGTTGTTGCGTTATGCGATGTTGATTCTGTTAACTTGGCAAAAGCTCATAAACTGCACCCAGGGGCACGTGTGTTTTTTGACTATAGGGCAATGCTAAACGAAATGGGCGATGAGATTGATGCTGTAGTCGTTTCTACACCGGACCATACCCATGCGCCTGCTTCTTTAATGGCAATGGAAATGAACAAGCCTGTATATTGTCAGAAGCCGTTGACCCATTATGTAGATGAGTCCCGAAAAATGATGCAATTGGCCAAAGAGAAGAATTTGGTTACCCAAATGGGTATTCAGGTGCATTCTTTTTATGATTACCGCTTGGCTACTCTTTTAATTCAAAGCGGTATAATAGGCAAGGTTCATACTGTACATGCTTGGTCTCCAAAATCATGGGGTTATAACGGAGAAGAGCCACAAGGGGAAGACCCGGTTCCGGAACAATTGGATTGGAACCTTTGGTTGGGTACTTCCAAAGAGCGCGCTTATAAAGAAGGCTATTACCACCCCGGTAAATGGAGAAGGTTATTGGATTATGGTTGTGGTACGCTAGGGGATATGGGTGTGCACATTTTTGATACGCCCTACAATGCTTTAAACTTAGATGTACCCTTAACTATTAAGAATGAATGTCGTGAGCCTAACGGTTACGGTTTTCCTGAGAACAATACGGTAACTTATGAATTTCCCGGAACGGAATACACTACCAAAAACCTTAAATGGATTTGGTATGACGGCCCTGGAATGCCGCCAGAGCATGAAGATTTAAAACTGCCGGACAGCAAAGGTGCCGGCAATCAACAAAAAAATGGCGATGGACAAAAAAATGACATATCGTTAGATGCGGGTGTTGCCGGAGCAGGTCAATTACCTGATCAAGGAGCTATGTTTATTGGTAAAAAAGGACGTTTGTTATTACCTCATTTTATGCAATTGCCAAAGAAAATCGTAAAGGGCAAGTATGTGGATATCTCCAAAGAAATTGCCGAGGTTTCCAAAGCCAATAATTTAGGAGAGCCTATTCGTAATTATGATACGGAAGGTCCAAAGCACTATCATCAGTTTGTAGACGCTTGTTTAGGTAAAGGCCAGACTACAGCTCCTTTTTCTTATGCAGGAAGATTAACGGAAACCATTTTGCTTGGGGTAATTGCAGGTCGTTTTCCAAATCAGACCTTACATTGGGATGCTAAGAGTGCGAAATTTTCGGAAGATGAGGCCAATCAATTCTTAGGTGGTGATTACCGAGAGTTTTAA
- a CDS encoding 3-keto-disaccharide hydrolase: MKNLALMLSISVALISCKNQEKQKEESKATIETVTTNETADEWIYLFDGTTTNGWRAYNGDDLPPQWVVKDGALTFDTEKRTEANRKGGKDIIYAAQEFDNFELYWEWKIPEGGNSGLLYHIKEGDWSIPEVSPEYQMLDDLKWEEINNAKLEEWQKTGADYAMHLPDISQKIVKPAGEWNTSRIIFTPENVEHWLNGKKLLSFVPWSEDWKERKAQGKWKDAPKYGSFKKGYIGFQDHDSPLWLKNVKIKEL, encoded by the coding sequence ATGAAAAACCTCGCCCTGATGCTATCTATATCGGTAGCTCTAATTTCCTGTAAAAATCAAGAAAAACAAAAAGAAGAATCCAAAGCAACAATAGAAACAGTTACCACAAACGAAACTGCTGATGAATGGATTTACCTGTTTGATGGAACTACTACAAATGGTTGGCGAGCTTATAATGGAGACGATTTGCCACCACAATGGGTAGTTAAGGATGGAGCCTTAACTTTTGATACGGAAAAACGAACCGAAGCAAATAGAAAAGGCGGTAAGGATATTATCTATGCGGCCCAAGAGTTCGATAATTTTGAGCTGTACTGGGAGTGGAAAATCCCTGAAGGTGGTAATAGTGGACTGTTATACCATATTAAAGAAGGCGATTGGAGCATACCCGAAGTTTCTCCAGAATACCAGATGTTAGATGATTTAAAGTGGGAAGAAATCAATAATGCCAAATTAGAGGAATGGCAAAAAACAGGTGCGGATTATGCCATGCACTTACCGGACATAAGTCAAAAAATAGTGAAACCTGCAGGAGAGTGGAATACGTCCCGTATCATTTTCACGCCAGAAAATGTAGAACATTGGCTCAACGGAAAAAAACTATTGTCTTTCGTGCCCTGGTCAGAAGACTGGAAAGAGCGTAAAGCTCAAGGAAAATGGAAAGATGCGCCTAAATATGGCTCTTTTAAAAAGGGATATATCGGTTTTCAAGATCATGATAGTCCACTTTGGCTCAAGAATGTAAAAATTAAAGAACTTTAG
- a CDS encoding MFS transporter, whose product MSSKNRFSFIDPAKSPVFYGYVILVIGTIGIYCSIPGQTIGVSVFTDPVKDALGLTRNQFSNAYMIGTICSSLVIGRAGIWFDKYGARYVAFFAAITLAVALMLCSWSVQMSEFVKAMLSADTWGIPFVIMTCLFFMLRFSGQGVLTMASRNVIMIWFDKNRGKVNALSSVAISFGFSSSPLWVNALIEGYSWQVTWQILAAALLIFSFFILQFYKNRPEEHGLLPDGEIIEDKEKSAKAPATKQYTAKEAQRTRAFWMYGLILSFNSFFITGLTFHVVSVFASEGFSKDDAISIFLPASVVAVTFSLVFNFLSDYLHLKLYLYLMILGGIMASVGFLFLSSSFGIPLLIGGFGILGGFFAVLNAIVWPRFYGRTHLGAITGKVMSFLILASALAPPIFSLCFSTFGSYRLLGYLGLTFLLFLSIASIRANNPQ is encoded by the coding sequence ATGTCCAGTAAAAACCGATTTTCTTTCATAGACCCAGCTAAAAGTCCCGTTTTCTATGGCTATGTAATTCTAGTCATTGGTACTATAGGTATCTACTGCAGTATTCCTGGGCAGACTATTGGGGTATCCGTATTTACGGACCCCGTAAAAGATGCACTAGGCTTAACCCGCAATCAGTTCAGTAATGCGTACATGATAGGTACCATATGTAGCTCATTGGTTATCGGTCGGGCAGGTATTTGGTTTGACAAGTATGGGGCACGTTACGTAGCATTTTTTGCGGCAATCACCTTAGCGGTAGCACTCATGCTTTGTTCTTGGTCCGTACAAATGAGTGAGTTTGTAAAAGCTATGTTAAGTGCGGATACATGGGGAATCCCTTTTGTAATAATGACATGCCTTTTTTTTATGCTTCGGTTTTCTGGGCAAGGTGTACTGACCATGGCATCCCGAAATGTAATTATGATTTGGTTCGATAAAAACCGGGGAAAGGTCAATGCCCTGAGCAGCGTTGCTATCTCGTTTGGTTTTTCGTCTTCACCACTTTGGGTCAATGCGTTAATAGAAGGGTACAGCTGGCAAGTTACTTGGCAAATATTAGCAGCAGCCTTACTGATTTTTTCGTTTTTCATTTTACAATTTTATAAGAACAGACCCGAGGAACACGGCTTGCTTCCTGATGGCGAAATTATAGAGGATAAAGAAAAATCTGCCAAAGCACCTGCAACAAAGCAATATACTGCCAAAGAAGCACAACGGACTAGGGCCTTTTGGATGTATGGTCTTATACTGTCTTTTAATAGCTTTTTTATTACTGGCCTCACTTTTCACGTAGTTTCTGTTTTTGCAAGTGAAGGGTTTTCTAAAGATGATGCTATCTCAATTTTTTTACCGGCATCCGTAGTTGCCGTCACGTTTTCATTGGTATTTAATTTTCTCAGTGATTATTTACACCTAAAACTCTATTTGTATTTGATGATTTTAGGGGGAATTATGGCTTCGGTTGGATTTTTGTTTTTATCCTCTTCATTTGGTATTCCATTGCTTATTGGCGGTTTTGGTATTCTAGGAGGTTTTTTTGCGGTCCTTAATGCCATAGTTTGGCCTCGTTTTTATGGGCGTACACATTTAGGGGCTATCACAGGAAAAGTCATGTCTTTTTTAATTTTGGCAAGTGCGCTTGCTCCGCCTATTTTTAGTCTTTGTTTTAGCACTTTTGGGTCCTACAGATTGCTTGGGTATCTGGGGCTTACATTTCTCTTATTCCTGTCTATTGCTTCCATTAGGGCGAACAACCCTCAATAA
- a CDS encoding PAS domain-containing sensor histidine kinase produces MKQLIETLDFELDPFFNLSIDSLCIADFKGYFKKVNPAFTKLLGYTEEELYAKPIFDFIYEEDIEATIKHGENLVQNMPLLNFENRYVCKDGKLVWMHWTAFTSEDREFIYAIGKDVTHKKDLENERISHVTDLARINDRLMELNHITSHDLKSPVNNLVFLVEMLDSSKIKDETALTVLEHIKRSANGLKTSLKTYVEAVAVAEESFLERELVPVCFDEVFQRVKKSIDTLACNAKVEFVIDFSEAEWVLFERSFMESILMNLISNSIQYARPGVIPVISIKTEIEDGTKKLTYSDNGLGVDMEKEGSHFFDLNKNRHNSRDSKGLGLYLVNKHVTSLGGSITVDSKENQGSTFTILFGNLI; encoded by the coding sequence ATGAAACAATTAATTGAAACGCTAGATTTTGAGCTAGATCCATTCTTCAATTTGTCAATAGATAGTCTGTGTATCGCTGATTTTAAAGGATACTTCAAAAAAGTGAACCCAGCATTTACAAAGCTTCTAGGATATACGGAAGAGGAGCTGTATGCAAAGCCAATATTCGATTTTATTTATGAGGAGGATATTGAGGCAACCATTAAACATGGCGAAAATCTAGTTCAAAATATGCCCTTGCTAAATTTTGAGAATCGATATGTCTGTAAAGATGGAAAACTGGTCTGGATGCATTGGACGGCTTTTACATCAGAAGACAGAGAATTTATATATGCCATAGGTAAAGATGTAACGCATAAAAAGGATTTAGAAAACGAACGCATTTCTCATGTGACCGATTTGGCCAGAATAAATGATAGGTTAATGGAACTGAATCATATAACATCTCACGATTTAAAATCACCAGTAAATAATTTGGTGTTTCTTGTTGAGATGTTAGATAGTAGCAAGATTAAGGATGAAACTGCTTTGACTGTATTGGAACATATAAAACGTTCTGCAAATGGGCTAAAGACTTCGTTGAAGACCTATGTTGAAGCTGTTGCTGTGGCTGAGGAAAGCTTTTTGGAAAGAGAATTGGTGCCGGTATGTTTTGATGAAGTTTTTCAACGTGTAAAAAAATCCATAGATACCTTGGCATGTAATGCCAAAGTTGAATTTGTTATAGACTTTTCCGAGGCAGAGTGGGTATTGTTCGAAAGGAGTTTTATGGAAAGCATTTTAATGAACCTCATATCCAATTCCATTCAATATGCTAGGCCTGGGGTGATTCCTGTTATTTCCATTAAAACAGAAATAGAAGATGGAACTAAAAAGCTAACGTATAGCGATAACGGTTTGGGGGTCGATATGGAAAAAGAGGGGTCTCATTTTTTTGATTTGAATAAAAATCGTCATAATTCCCGTGATAGTAAAGGTCTTGGTCTTTACTTGGTGAATAAACATGTAACTAGTTTAGGGGGGAGTATAACAGTAGATAGTAAAGAGAACCAAGGTAGTACTTTCACTATTCTATTCGGAAATTTGATTTAA